One Homo sapiens chromosome 1 genomic patch of type NOVEL, GRCh38.p14 PATCHES HSCHR1_4_CTG3 genomic window carries:
- the HNRNPR gene encoding heterogeneous nuclear ribonucleoprotein R isoform 8 (isoform 8 is encoded by transcript variant 8), whose product MANQVNGNAVQLKEEEEPMDTSSVTHTEHYKTLIEAGLPQKVAERLDEIFQTGLVAYVDLDERAIDALREFNEEGALSVLQQFKESDLSHVQNKSAFLCGVMKTYRQREKQGSKVQESTKGPDEAKIKALLERTGYTLDVTTGQRKYGGPPPDSVYSGVQPGIGTECDSYEIRPGKHLGVCISVANNRLFVGSIPKNKTKENILEEFSKVTEGLVDVILYHQPDDKKKNRGFCFLEYEDHKSAAQARRRLMSGKVKVWGNVVTVEWADPVEEPDPEVMAKVKVLFVRNLATTVTEEILEKSFSEFGKLERVKKLKDYAFVHFEDRGAAVKAMDEMNGKEIEGEEIEIVLAKPPDKKRKERQAARQASRSTAYEDYYYHPPPRMPPPIRGRGRGGGRGGYGYPPDYYGYEDYYDDYYGYDYHDYRGGYEDPYYGYDDGYAVRGRGGGRGGRGAPPPPRGRGAPPPRGRAGYSQRGAPLGPPRGSRGGRGGPAQQQRGRGSRGSRGNRGGNVGGKRKADGYNQPDSKRRQTNNQQNWGSQPIAQQPLQQGGDYSGNYGYNNDNQEFYQDTYGQQWK is encoded by the exons ATGGCTAATCAGGTGAATGGTAATGCGGTACAgttaaaagaagaggaagaaccaATGGATACTTCCAGTGTAACTCACACAGAACACTACAAGACACTGATAGAGGCAGGCCTCCCACAGAAGGTGGCAGAAAGACTTGATGAAATATTTCAGACAG gaTTGGTAGCTTATGTCGATCTTGATGAAAGAGCAATTGATGCTCTCAGGGAATTTAATGAAGAAGGAGCTCTGTCTGTACTACAGCAGTTCAAGGAAAGTGACTTATCACATGTTCAG AACAAAAGTGCATTTTTATGTGGAGTTATGAAGACctacaggcagagagagaaacaggggaGCAAGGTGCAAGAGTCCACAAAGGGACCTGATGAAGCGAAGATCAAG GCCTTGCTTGAGAGAACTGGTTATACTCTGGATGTAACCACAGGACAGAGGAAGTATGGTGGTCCTCCACCAGACAGTGTGTACTCTGGCGTGCAACCTGGAATTGGAACGGAG TGTGACAGCTATGAAATTCGCCCTGGTAAACACCTTGGAGTGTGCATTTCTGTGGCAAACAACAGACTTTTTGTTGGATCCATTCCGAAGAATAAgactaaagaaaacattttggaagaattcagtaaagtcacag AGGGTTTGGTGGACGTTATTCTCTATCATCAACCCGATGACAAAAAGAAGAATCGGGGGTTCTGCTTCCTTGAATATGAGGATCACAAGTCAGCAGCACAAGCCAGACGCCGGCTGATGAGTGGAAAAGTAAAAGTGTGGGGAAATGTAGTTACAGTTGAATGGGCTGACCCTGTGGAAGAACCAGATCCAGAAGTCATGGCTAAG GTAAAAGTTTTGTTTGTGAGAAACTTGGCTACTACGGTGACAGAAGAAATATTGGAAAAGTCATTTTCTGAATTTGGAAAACTCGAAAGAGTAAAGAAGTTGAAAGATTATGCATTTGTTCATTTTGAAGACAGAGGAGCAGCTGTTAAG gCTATGGATGAAATGAATGGCAAAGAAATAGAAGGGGAAGAAATTGAAATAGTCTTAGCCAAGCCAccagacaagaaaaggaaagagcgCCAAGCTGCTAGACAGGCCTCCAGAAGCACTGC GTATGAAGATTATTACTACCACCCTCCTCCTCGCATGCCACCTCCAATTAGAGGTCGGGGTCGTGGTGGGGGGAGAGGTGGATATGGCTACCCTCCAGATTACTACGGCTATGAAGATTACTATGATGATTACTATGGTTATGATTATCACGACTATCGTGGAGGCTATGAAGATCCCTACTACGGCTATGATGATGGCTATGCagtaagaggaagaggaggaggaaggggagggcgAGGTGCTCCACCACCACCAAGGGGGAGGGGAGCACCACCTCCAAGAGGTAGAGCTGGCTATTCACAGAGGGGGGCACCTTTGGGACCACCAAGAGGCTCTAGGGGTGGCAGAGGGGGTCCTGCTCAACAGCAGAGAGGCCGTGGTTCCCGTGGATCTCGGGGCAATCGTGGGGGCAATGTAGGAGGCAAGAGAAAGGCAGATGGGTACAACCAGCCTGATTCCAAGCGTCGTCAGACCAACAACCAACAGAACTGGGGTTCCCAACCCATCGCTCAGCAGCCGCTTCAGCAAGGTGGTGACTATTCTGGTAACTATGGTTACAATAATGACAACCAGGAATTTTATCAGGATACTTATGGGCAACAGTGGAAGTAG
- the HNRNPR gene encoding heterogeneous nuclear ribonucleoprotein R isoform 2 (isoform 2 is encoded by transcript variant 2) yields MANQVNGNAVQLKEEEEPMDTSSVTHTEHYKTLIEAGLPQKVAERLDEIFQTGLVAYVDLDERAIDALREFNEEGALSVLQQFKESDLSHVQNKSAFLCGVMKTYRQREKQGSKVQESTKGPDEAKIKALLERTGYTLDVTTGQRKYGGPPPDSVYSGVQPGIGTEVFVGKIPRDLYEDELVPLFEKAGPIWDLRLMMDPLSGQNRGYAFITFCGKEAAQEAVKLCDSYEIRPGKHLGVCISVANNRLFVGSIPKNKTKENILEEFSKVTEGLVDVILYHQPDDKKKNRGFCFLEYEDHKSAAQARRRLMSGKVKVWGNVVTVEWADPVEEPDPEVMAKVKVLFVRNLATTVTEEILEKSFSEFGKLERVKKLKDYAFVHFEDRGAAVKAMDEMNGKEIEGEEIEIVLAKPPDKKRKERQAARQASRSTAYEDYYYHPPPRMPPPIRGRGRGGGRGGYGYPPDYYGYEDYYDDYYGYDYHDYRGGYEDPYYGYDDGYAVRGRGGGRGGRGAPPPPRGRGAPPPRGRAGYSQRGAPLGPPRGSRGGRGGPAQQQRGRGSRGSRGNRGGNVGGKRKADGYNQPDSKRRQTNNQQNWGSQPIAQQPLQQGGDYSGNYGYNNDNQEFYQDTYGQQWK; encoded by the exons ATGGCTAATCAGGTGAATGGTAATGCGGTACAgttaaaagaagaggaagaaccaATGGATACTTCCAGTGTAACTCACACAGAACACTACAAGACACTGATAGAGGCAGGCCTCCCACAGAAGGTGGCAGAAAGACTTGATGAAATATTTCAGACAG gaTTGGTAGCTTATGTCGATCTTGATGAAAGAGCAATTGATGCTCTCAGGGAATTTAATGAAGAAGGAGCTCTGTCTGTACTACAGCAGTTCAAGGAAAGTGACTTATCACATGTTCAG AACAAAAGTGCATTTTTATGTGGAGTTATGAAGACctacaggcagagagagaaacaggggaGCAAGGTGCAAGAGTCCACAAAGGGACCTGATGAAGCGAAGATCAAG GCCTTGCTTGAGAGAACTGGTTATACTCTGGATGTAACCACAGGACAGAGGAAGTATGGTGGTCCTCCACCAGACAGTGTGTACTCTGGCGTGCAACCTGGAATTGGAACGGAG GTATTTGTAGGCAAAATACCAAGGGATTTATATGAGGATGAGTTGGTGCCCCTTTTTGAGAAGGCCGGACCCATTTGGGATCTACGTCTTATGATGGATCCACTGTCCGGTCAGAATAGAGGGTATGCATTTATCACCTTCTGTGGAAAGGAAGCTGCACAGGAAGCCGTGAAACTG TGTGACAGCTATGAAATTCGCCCTGGTAAACACCTTGGAGTGTGCATTTCTGTGGCAAACAACAGACTTTTTGTTGGATCCATTCCGAAGAATAAgactaaagaaaacattttggaagaattcagtaaagtcacag AGGGTTTGGTGGACGTTATTCTCTATCATCAACCCGATGACAAAAAGAAGAATCGGGGGTTCTGCTTCCTTGAATATGAGGATCACAAGTCAGCAGCACAAGCCAGACGCCGGCTGATGAGTGGAAAAGTAAAAGTGTGGGGAAATGTAGTTACAGTTGAATGGGCTGACCCTGTGGAAGAACCAGATCCAGAAGTCATGGCTAAG GTAAAAGTTTTGTTTGTGAGAAACTTGGCTACTACGGTGACAGAAGAAATATTGGAAAAGTCATTTTCTGAATTTGGAAAACTCGAAAGAGTAAAGAAGTTGAAAGATTATGCATTTGTTCATTTTGAAGACAGAGGAGCAGCTGTTAAG gCTATGGATGAAATGAATGGCAAAGAAATAGAAGGGGAAGAAATTGAAATAGTCTTAGCCAAGCCAccagacaagaaaaggaaagagcgCCAAGCTGCTAGACAGGCCTCCAGAAGCACTGC GTATGAAGATTATTACTACCACCCTCCTCCTCGCATGCCACCTCCAATTAGAGGTCGGGGTCGTGGTGGGGGGAGAGGTGGATATGGCTACCCTCCAGATTACTACGGCTATGAAGATTACTATGATGATTACTATGGTTATGATTATCACGACTATCGTGGAGGCTATGAAGATCCCTACTACGGCTATGATGATGGCTATGCagtaagaggaagaggaggaggaaggggagggcgAGGTGCTCCACCACCACCAAGGGGGAGGGGAGCACCACCTCCAAGAGGTAGAGCTGGCTATTCACAGAGGGGGGCACCTTTGGGACCACCAAGAGGCTCTAGGGGTGGCAGAGGGGGTCCTGCTCAACAGCAGAGAGGCCGTGGTTCCCGTGGATCTCGGGGCAATCGTGGGGGCAATGTAGGAGGCAAGAGAAAGGCAGATGGGTACAACCAGCCTGATTCCAAGCGTCGTCAGACCAACAACCAACAGAACTGGGGTTCCCAACCCATCGCTCAGCAGCCGCTTCAGCAAGGTGGTGACTATTCTGGTAACTATGGTTACAATAATGACAACCAGGAATTTTATCAGGATACTTATGGGCAACAGTGGAAGTAG
- the HNRNPR gene encoding heterogeneous nuclear ribonucleoprotein R isoform X4 has protein sequence MDNSETVRGAPNWKGDPFSYTHNKMANQVNGNAVQLKEEEEPMDTSSVTHTEHYKTLIEAGLPQKVAERLDEIFQTGLVAYVDLDERAIDALREFNEEGALSVLQQFKESDLSHVQNKSAFLCGVMKTYRQREKQGSKVQESTKGPDEAKIKALLERTGYTLDVTTGQRKYGGPPPDSVYSGVQPGIGTEVFVGKIPRDLYEDELVPLFEKAGPIWDLRLMMDPLSGQNRGYAFITFCGKEAAQEAVKLCDSYEIRPGKHLGVCISVANNRLFVGSIPKNKTKENILEEFSKVTEGLVDVILYHQPDDKKKNRGFCFLEYEDHKSAAQARRRLMSGKVKVWGNVVTVEWADPVEEPDPEVMAKVKVLFVRNLATTVTEEILEKSFSEFGKLERVKKLKDYAFVHFEDRGAAVKAMDEMNGKEIEGEEIEIVLAKPPDKKRKERQAARQASRSTAYEDYYYHPPPRMPPPIRGRGRGGGRGGYGYPPDYYGYEDYYDDYYGYDYHDYRGGYEDPYYGYDDGYAVRGRGGGRGGRGAPPPPRGRGAPPPRGRAGYSQRGAPLGPPRGSRGGRGGPAQQQRGRGSRGSRGNRGGNVGGKRKADGYNQPDSKRRQTNNQQNWGSQPIAQQPLQQGGDYSGNYGYNNDNQEFYQDTYGQQWK, from the exons ATGGATAATTCTGAGACTGTCAGAGGCGCACCAAATTGGAAAGGCGATCCTTTTTCTTACACG CATAATAAAATGGCTAATCAGGTGAATGGTAATGCGGTACAgttaaaagaagaggaagaaccaATGGATACTTCCAGTGTAACTCACACAGAACACTACAAGACACTGATAGAGGCAGGCCTCCCACAGAAGGTGGCAGAAAGACTTGATGAAATATTTCAGACAG gaTTGGTAGCTTATGTCGATCTTGATGAAAGAGCAATTGATGCTCTCAGGGAATTTAATGAAGAAGGAGCTCTGTCTGTACTACAGCAGTTCAAGGAAAGTGACTTATCACATGTTCAG AACAAAAGTGCATTTTTATGTGGAGTTATGAAGACctacaggcagagagagaaacaggggaGCAAGGTGCAAGAGTCCACAAAGGGACCTGATGAAGCGAAGATCAAG GCCTTGCTTGAGAGAACTGGTTATACTCTGGATGTAACCACAGGACAGAGGAAGTATGGTGGTCCTCCACCAGACAGTGTGTACTCTGGCGTGCAACCTGGAATTGGAACGGAG GTATTTGTAGGCAAAATACCAAGGGATTTATATGAGGATGAGTTGGTGCCCCTTTTTGAGAAGGCCGGACCCATTTGGGATCTACGTCTTATGATGGATCCACTGTCCGGTCAGAATAGAGGGTATGCATTTATCACCTTCTGTGGAAAGGAAGCTGCACAGGAAGCCGTGAAACTG TGTGACAGCTATGAAATTCGCCCTGGTAAACACCTTGGAGTGTGCATTTCTGTGGCAAACAACAGACTTTTTGTTGGATCCATTCCGAAGAATAAgactaaagaaaacattttggaagaattcagtaaagtcacag AGGGTTTGGTGGACGTTATTCTCTATCATCAACCCGATGACAAAAAGAAGAATCGGGGGTTCTGCTTCCTTGAATATGAGGATCACAAGTCAGCAGCACAAGCCAGACGCCGGCTGATGAGTGGAAAAGTAAAAGTGTGGGGAAATGTAGTTACAGTTGAATGGGCTGACCCTGTGGAAGAACCAGATCCAGAAGTCATGGCTAAG GTAAAAGTTTTGTTTGTGAGAAACTTGGCTACTACGGTGACAGAAGAAATATTGGAAAAGTCATTTTCTGAATTTGGAAAACTCGAAAGAGTAAAGAAGTTGAAAGATTATGCATTTGTTCATTTTGAAGACAGAGGAGCAGCTGTTAAG gCTATGGATGAAATGAATGGCAAAGAAATAGAAGGGGAAGAAATTGAAATAGTCTTAGCCAAGCCAccagacaagaaaaggaaagagcgCCAAGCTGCTAGACAGGCCTCCAGAAGCACTGC GTATGAAGATTATTACTACCACCCTCCTCCTCGCATGCCACCTCCAATTAGAGGTCGGGGTCGTGGTGGGGGGAGAGGTGGATATGGCTACCCTCCAGATTACTACGGCTATGAAGATTACTATGATGATTACTATGGTTATGATTATCACGACTATCGTGGAGGCTATGAAGATCCCTACTACGGCTATGATGATGGCTATGCagtaagaggaagaggaggaggaaggggagggcgAGGTGCTCCACCACCACCAAGGGGGAGGGGAGCACCACCTCCAAGAGGTAGAGCTGGCTATTCACAGAGGGGGGCACCTTTGGGACCACCAAGAGGCTCTAGGGGTGGCAGAGGGGGTCCTGCTCAACAGCAGAGAGGCCGTGGTTCCCGTGGATCTCGGGGCAATCGTGGGGGCAATGTAGGAGGCAAGAGAAAGGCAGATGGGTACAACCAGCCTGATTCCAAGCGTCGTCAGACCAACAACCAACAGAACTGGGGTTCCCAACCCATCGCTCAGCAGCCGCTTCAGCAAGGTGGTGACTATTCTGGTAACTATGGTTACAATAATGACAACCAGGAATTTTATCAGGATACTTATGGGCAACAGTGGAAGTAG
- the HNRNPR gene encoding heterogeneous nuclear ribonucleoprotein R isoform X16 — MANQVNGNAVQLKEEEEPMDTSSVTHTEHYKTLIEAGLPQKVAERLDEIFQTGLVAYVDLDERAIDALREFNEEGALSVLQQFKESDLSHVQNKSAFLCGVMKTYRQREKQGSKVQESTKGPDEAKIKALLERTGYTLDVTTGQRKYGGPPPDSVYSGVQPGIGTECDSYEIRPGKHLGVCISVANNRLFVGSIPKNKTKENILEEFSKVTGLTEGLVDVILYHQPDDKKKNRGFCFLEYEDHKSAAQARRRLMSGKVKVWGNVVTVEWADPVEEPDPEVMAKVKVLFVRNLATTVTEEILEKSFSEFGKLERVKKLKDYAFVHFEDRGAAVKAMDEMNGKEIEGEEIEIVLAKPPDKKRKERQAARQASRSTAYEDYYYHPPPRMPPPIRGRGRGGGRGGYGYPPDYYGYEDYYDDYYGYDYHDYRGGYEDPYYGYDDGYAVRGRGGGRGGRGAPPPPRGRGAPPPRGRAGYSQRGAPLGPPRGSRGGRGGPAQQQRGRGSRGSRGNRGGNVGGKRKADGYNQPDSKRRQTNNQQNWGSQPIAQQPLQQGGDYSGNYGYNNDNQEFYQDTYGQQWK; from the exons ATGGCTAATCAGGTGAATGGTAATGCGGTACAgttaaaagaagaggaagaaccaATGGATACTTCCAGTGTAACTCACACAGAACACTACAAGACACTGATAGAGGCAGGCCTCCCACAGAAGGTGGCAGAAAGACTTGATGAAATATTTCAGACAG gaTTGGTAGCTTATGTCGATCTTGATGAAAGAGCAATTGATGCTCTCAGGGAATTTAATGAAGAAGGAGCTCTGTCTGTACTACAGCAGTTCAAGGAAAGTGACTTATCACATGTTCAG AACAAAAGTGCATTTTTATGTGGAGTTATGAAGACctacaggcagagagagaaacaggggaGCAAGGTGCAAGAGTCCACAAAGGGACCTGATGAAGCGAAGATCAAG GCCTTGCTTGAGAGAACTGGTTATACTCTGGATGTAACCACAGGACAGAGGAAGTATGGTGGTCCTCCACCAGACAGTGTGTACTCTGGCGTGCAACCTGGAATTGGAACGGAG TGTGACAGCTATGAAATTCGCCCTGGTAAACACCTTGGAGTGTGCATTTCTGTGGCAAACAACAGACTTTTTGTTGGATCCATTCCGAAGAATAAgactaaagaaaacattttggaagaattcagtaaagtcacag GTTTAACAGAGGGTTTGGTGGACGTTATTCTCTATCATCAACCCGATGACAAAAAGAAGAATCGGGGGTTCTGCTTCCTTGAATATGAGGATCACAAGTCAGCAGCACAAGCCAGACGCCGGCTGATGAGTGGAAAAGTAAAAGTGTGGGGAAATGTAGTTACAGTTGAATGGGCTGACCCTGTGGAAGAACCAGATCCAGAAGTCATGGCTAAG GTAAAAGTTTTGTTTGTGAGAAACTTGGCTACTACGGTGACAGAAGAAATATTGGAAAAGTCATTTTCTGAATTTGGAAAACTCGAAAGAGTAAAGAAGTTGAAAGATTATGCATTTGTTCATTTTGAAGACAGAGGAGCAGCTGTTAAG gCTATGGATGAAATGAATGGCAAAGAAATAGAAGGGGAAGAAATTGAAATAGTCTTAGCCAAGCCAccagacaagaaaaggaaagagcgCCAAGCTGCTAGACAGGCCTCCAGAAGCACTGC GTATGAAGATTATTACTACCACCCTCCTCCTCGCATGCCACCTCCAATTAGAGGTCGGGGTCGTGGTGGGGGGAGAGGTGGATATGGCTACCCTCCAGATTACTACGGCTATGAAGATTACTATGATGATTACTATGGTTATGATTATCACGACTATCGTGGAGGCTATGAAGATCCCTACTACGGCTATGATGATGGCTATGCagtaagaggaagaggaggaggaaggggagggcgAGGTGCTCCACCACCACCAAGGGGGAGGGGAGCACCACCTCCAAGAGGTAGAGCTGGCTATTCACAGAGGGGGGCACCTTTGGGACCACCAAGAGGCTCTAGGGGTGGCAGAGGGGGTCCTGCTCAACAGCAGAGAGGCCGTGGTTCCCGTGGATCTCGGGGCAATCGTGGGGGCAATGTAGGAGGCAAGAGAAAGGCAGATGGGTACAACCAGCCTGATTCCAAGCGTCGTCAGACCAACAACCAACAGAACTGGGGTTCCCAACCCATCGCTCAGCAGCCGCTTCAGCAAGGTGGTGACTATTCTGGTAACTATGGTTACAATAATGACAACCAGGAATTTTATCAGGATACTTATGGGCAACAGTGGAAGTAG
- the HNRNPR gene encoding heterogeneous nuclear ribonucleoprotein R isoform X9, translating into MDNSETVRGAPNWKGDPFSYTHNKMANQVNGNAVQLKEEEEPMDTSSVTHTEHYKTLIEAGLPQKVAERLDEIFQTGLVAYVDLDERAIDALREFNEEGALSVLQQFKESDLSHVQNKSAFLCGVMKTYRQREKQGSKVQESTKGPDEAKIKVFVGKIPRDLYEDELVPLFEKAGPIWDLRLMMDPLSGQNRGYAFITFCGKEAAQEAVKLCDSYEIRPGKHLGVCISVANNRLFVGSIPKNKTKENILEEFSKVTEGLVDVILYHQPDDKKKNRGFCFLEYEDHKSAAQARRRLMSGKVKVWGNVVTVEWADPVEEPDPEVMAKVKVLFVRNLATTVTEEILEKSFSEFGKLERVKKLKDYAFVHFEDRGAAVKAMDEMNGKEIEGEEIEIVLAKPPDKKRKERQAARQASRSTAYEDYYYHPPPRMPPPIRGRGRGGGRGGYGYPPDYYGYEDYYDDYYGYDYHDYRGGYEDPYYGYDDGYAVRGRGGGRGGRGAPPPPRGRGAPPPRGRAGYSQRGAPLGPPRGSRGGRGGPAQQQRGRGSRGSRGNRGGNVGGKRKADGYNQPDSKRRQTNNQQNWGSQPIAQQPLQQGGDYSGNYGYNNDNQEFYQDTYGQQWK; encoded by the exons ATGGATAATTCTGAGACTGTCAGAGGCGCACCAAATTGGAAAGGCGATCCTTTTTCTTACACG CATAATAAAATGGCTAATCAGGTGAATGGTAATGCGGTACAgttaaaagaagaggaagaaccaATGGATACTTCCAGTGTAACTCACACAGAACACTACAAGACACTGATAGAGGCAGGCCTCCCACAGAAGGTGGCAGAAAGACTTGATGAAATATTTCAGACAG gaTTGGTAGCTTATGTCGATCTTGATGAAAGAGCAATTGATGCTCTCAGGGAATTTAATGAAGAAGGAGCTCTGTCTGTACTACAGCAGTTCAAGGAAAGTGACTTATCACATGTTCAG AACAAAAGTGCATTTTTATGTGGAGTTATGAAGACctacaggcagagagagaaacaggggaGCAAGGTGCAAGAGTCCACAAAGGGACCTGATGAAGCGAAGATCAAG GTATTTGTAGGCAAAATACCAAGGGATTTATATGAGGATGAGTTGGTGCCCCTTTTTGAGAAGGCCGGACCCATTTGGGATCTACGTCTTATGATGGATCCACTGTCCGGTCAGAATAGAGGGTATGCATTTATCACCTTCTGTGGAAAGGAAGCTGCACAGGAAGCCGTGAAACTG TGTGACAGCTATGAAATTCGCCCTGGTAAACACCTTGGAGTGTGCATTTCTGTGGCAAACAACAGACTTTTTGTTGGATCCATTCCGAAGAATAAgactaaagaaaacattttggaagaattcagtaaagtcacag AGGGTTTGGTGGACGTTATTCTCTATCATCAACCCGATGACAAAAAGAAGAATCGGGGGTTCTGCTTCCTTGAATATGAGGATCACAAGTCAGCAGCACAAGCCAGACGCCGGCTGATGAGTGGAAAAGTAAAAGTGTGGGGAAATGTAGTTACAGTTGAATGGGCTGACCCTGTGGAAGAACCAGATCCAGAAGTCATGGCTAAG GTAAAAGTTTTGTTTGTGAGAAACTTGGCTACTACGGTGACAGAAGAAATATTGGAAAAGTCATTTTCTGAATTTGGAAAACTCGAAAGAGTAAAGAAGTTGAAAGATTATGCATTTGTTCATTTTGAAGACAGAGGAGCAGCTGTTAAG gCTATGGATGAAATGAATGGCAAAGAAATAGAAGGGGAAGAAATTGAAATAGTCTTAGCCAAGCCAccagacaagaaaaggaaagagcgCCAAGCTGCTAGACAGGCCTCCAGAAGCACTGC GTATGAAGATTATTACTACCACCCTCCTCCTCGCATGCCACCTCCAATTAGAGGTCGGGGTCGTGGTGGGGGGAGAGGTGGATATGGCTACCCTCCAGATTACTACGGCTATGAAGATTACTATGATGATTACTATGGTTATGATTATCACGACTATCGTGGAGGCTATGAAGATCCCTACTACGGCTATGATGATGGCTATGCagtaagaggaagaggaggaggaaggggagggcgAGGTGCTCCACCACCACCAAGGGGGAGGGGAGCACCACCTCCAAGAGGTAGAGCTGGCTATTCACAGAGGGGGGCACCTTTGGGACCACCAAGAGGCTCTAGGGGTGGCAGAGGGGGTCCTGCTCAACAGCAGAGAGGCCGTGGTTCCCGTGGATCTCGGGGCAATCGTGGGGGCAATGTAGGAGGCAAGAGAAAGGCAGATGGGTACAACCAGCCTGATTCCAAGCGTCGTCAGACCAACAACCAACAGAACTGGGGTTCCCAACCCATCGCTCAGCAGCCGCTTCAGCAAGGTGGTGACTATTCTGGTAACTATGGTTACAATAATGACAACCAGGAATTTTATCAGGATACTTATGGGCAACAGTGGAAGTAG
- the HNRNPR gene encoding heterogeneous nuclear ribonucleoprotein R isoform X14, whose amino-acid sequence MKTYRQREKQGSKVQESTKGPDEAKIKVFVGKIPRDLYEDELVPLFEKAGPIWDLRLMMDPLSGQNRGYAFITFCGKEAAQEAVKLCDSYEIRPGKHLGVCISVANNRLFVGSIPKNKTKENILEEFSKVTGLTEGLVDVILYHQPDDKKKNRGFCFLEYEDHKSAAQARRRLMSGKVKVWGNVVTVEWADPVEEPDPEVMAKVKVLFVRNLATTVTEEILEKSFSEFGKLERVKKLKDYAFVHFEDRGAAVKAMDEMNGKEIEGEEIEIVLAKPPDKKRKERQAARQASRSTAYEDYYYHPPPRMPPPIRGRGRGGGRGGYGYPPDYYGYEDYYDDYYGYDYHDYRGGYEDPYYGYDDGYAVRGRGGGRGGRGAPPPPRGRGAPPPRGRAGYSQRGAPLGPPRGSRGGRGGPAQQQRGRGSRGSRGNRGGNVGGKRKADGYNQPDSKRRQTNNQQNWGSQPIAQQPLQQGGDYSGNYGYNNDNQEFYQDTYGQQWK is encoded by the exons ATGAAGACctacaggcagagagagaaacaggggaGCAAGGTGCAAGAGTCCACAAAGGGACCTGATGAAGCGAAGATCAAG GTATTTGTAGGCAAAATACCAAGGGATTTATATGAGGATGAGTTGGTGCCCCTTTTTGAGAAGGCCGGACCCATTTGGGATCTACGTCTTATGATGGATCCACTGTCCGGTCAGAATAGAGGGTATGCATTTATCACCTTCTGTGGAAAGGAAGCTGCACAGGAAGCCGTGAAACTG TGTGACAGCTATGAAATTCGCCCTGGTAAACACCTTGGAGTGTGCATTTCTGTGGCAAACAACAGACTTTTTGTTGGATCCATTCCGAAGAATAAgactaaagaaaacattttggaagaattcagtaaagtcacag GTTTAACAGAGGGTTTGGTGGACGTTATTCTCTATCATCAACCCGATGACAAAAAGAAGAATCGGGGGTTCTGCTTCCTTGAATATGAGGATCACAAGTCAGCAGCACAAGCCAGACGCCGGCTGATGAGTGGAAAAGTAAAAGTGTGGGGAAATGTAGTTACAGTTGAATGGGCTGACCCTGTGGAAGAACCAGATCCAGAAGTCATGGCTAAG GTAAAAGTTTTGTTTGTGAGAAACTTGGCTACTACGGTGACAGAAGAAATATTGGAAAAGTCATTTTCTGAATTTGGAAAACTCGAAAGAGTAAAGAAGTTGAAAGATTATGCATTTGTTCATTTTGAAGACAGAGGAGCAGCTGTTAAG gCTATGGATGAAATGAATGGCAAAGAAATAGAAGGGGAAGAAATTGAAATAGTCTTAGCCAAGCCAccagacaagaaaaggaaagagcgCCAAGCTGCTAGACAGGCCTCCAGAAGCACTGC GTATGAAGATTATTACTACCACCCTCCTCCTCGCATGCCACCTCCAATTAGAGGTCGGGGTCGTGGTGGGGGGAGAGGTGGATATGGCTACCCTCCAGATTACTACGGCTATGAAGATTACTATGATGATTACTATGGTTATGATTATCACGACTATCGTGGAGGCTATGAAGATCCCTACTACGGCTATGATGATGGCTATGCagtaagaggaagaggaggaggaaggggagggcgAGGTGCTCCACCACCACCAAGGGGGAGGGGAGCACCACCTCCAAGAGGTAGAGCTGGCTATTCACAGAGGGGGGCACCTTTGGGACCACCAAGAGGCTCTAGGGGTGGCAGAGGGGGTCCTGCTCAACAGCAGAGAGGCCGTGGTTCCCGTGGATCTCGGGGCAATCGTGGGGGCAATGTAGGAGGCAAGAGAAAGGCAGATGGGTACAACCAGCCTGATTCCAAGCGTCGTCAGACCAACAACCAACAGAACTGGGGTTCCCAACCCATCGCTCAGCAGCCGCTTCAGCAAGGTGGTGACTATTCTGGTAACTATGGTTACAATAATGACAACCAGGAATTTTATCAGGATACTTATGGGCAACAGTGGAAGTAG